One genomic region from Mesorhizobium terrae encodes:
- a CDS encoding alpha/beta hydrolase family protein, which produces MDNRQDADVRRRDVAFVADDGFPLTGTLFEGDGDKPLVLISSATAVPRGFYSAFAAAAVKAGARAALIYDYRGTGDSARPKNWSKRIGMADWPLLDMPAAARTLDAVAPGHTMVGVGQSYGGQALGLGGISARFTRYGMVAVMSGYHRGLDDRWAGPRMFLVGVPLSYLFRDMPKWMRLGEPIPATVFRDWARWCAMPDYFFDDPGLPETARFAEVRTPILSLRMTDDPWGTERAVVSFMRHFSGAPIERRWISPGDAGGAVGHLGFFRSRFAQTLWPPFLGWLLDGTTFTAGSPPPVSG; this is translated from the coding sequence CTGGACAACCGCCAAGACGCGGACGTCAGACGGCGCGACGTCGCTTTCGTCGCCGACGACGGCTTTCCACTCACCGGCACTCTTTTTGAAGGTGACGGCGACAAGCCGCTGGTGCTGATCTCCTCGGCCACCGCCGTACCACGCGGCTTTTATTCCGCTTTCGCAGCGGCAGCGGTCAAAGCCGGCGCACGCGCCGCCTTGATCTACGACTATCGCGGAACCGGCGATTCCGCCCGTCCGAAAAACTGGTCGAAGCGCATCGGCATGGCCGACTGGCCGTTGCTGGACATGCCGGCGGCGGCCAGAACGCTCGACGCCGTCGCGCCCGGCCACACCATGGTCGGCGTCGGTCAATCCTACGGTGGCCAGGCGCTAGGCCTCGGCGGCATTTCCGCTCGCTTCACGCGCTACGGCATGGTTGCGGTGATGTCGGGTTACCATCGTGGCCTCGACGACCGCTGGGCCGGTCCGCGCATGTTCCTGGTCGGCGTGCCCCTCTCCTATCTGTTTCGCGACATGCCGAAATGGATGCGGCTCGGCGAACCGATCCCGGCGACCGTCTTTCGCGACTGGGCGCGCTGGTGTGCGATGCCGGACTATTTCTTCGACGACCCCGGCCTGCCCGAGACCGCGCGTTTCGCCGAGGTGCGCACGCCGATCCTGTCGCTGCGCATGACCGACGATCCGTGGGGGACGGAGCGGGCCGTTGTCTCGTTCATGCGTCATTTCAGTGGCGCGCCGATCGAGCGGCGCTGGATATCGCCAGGCGATGCCGGCGGTGCCGTTGGCCATCTCGGCTTCTTCCGCTCGCGCTTCGCGCAGACATTGTGGCCGCCCTTTCTCGGCTGGCTGCTCGACGGCACCACCTTCACCGCCGGAAGCCCGCCACCGGTAAGCGGCTAG
- the rpiA gene encoding ribose-5-phosphate isomerase RpiA produces the protein MDARQLKIEAARAALAHVTDGMRLGIGTGSTAEEFVRLLAEKVATGMTVIGVPTSERTAALCSELGVPLTTLDETPELDLTIDGADEIDPELTLIKGGGGALLREKIVAAASARMIVIADRSKLVETLGAFPLPIEVNRFGRRATEIAVAAAAAELGLSGPITLRMTGGQPFVTDGGHFILDASFGRIPNTRALSNALHAIPGVVEHGLFIGLASVAVVAGANGIETVHAPR, from the coding sequence ATGGATGCCAGGCAGTTGAAGATCGAAGCCGCGCGTGCCGCGCTCGCCCATGTCACGGACGGCATGCGGCTGGGCATTGGCACCGGCTCGACCGCGGAAGAATTCGTGCGATTGCTGGCCGAGAAGGTTGCGACCGGCATGACCGTCATCGGCGTGCCGACCTCCGAACGAACCGCGGCGCTGTGCAGCGAGCTTGGCGTGCCGCTGACGACGCTGGACGAAACGCCGGAACTCGACCTCACCATCGATGGCGCCGACGAGATCGACCCGGAGCTGACCCTGATCAAGGGCGGCGGCGGCGCGCTGCTGCGCGAGAAGATCGTTGCGGCGGCCTCGGCGCGCATGATCGTCATCGCCGACCGCTCCAAGCTGGTCGAAACGCTTGGCGCCTTTCCGCTGCCCATCGAAGTCAATCGTTTCGGCCGGCGCGCCACCGAAATCGCCGTCGCGGCCGCGGCTGCTGAACTCGGCCTTTCGGGGCCGATTACATTGAGGATGACGGGAGGCCAGCCTTTTGTTACAGACGGCGGTCATTTCATTCTCGATGCATCTTTTGGCCGCATTCCGAATACAAGAGCGCTATCCAATGCCCTTCACGCCATTCCCGGCGTGGTTGAGCACGGTCTTTTCATCGGGCTGGCGTCAGTGGCGGTGGTTGCGGGTGCCAATGGCATCGAAACCGTCCACGCACCCCGATAA
- a CDS encoding DUF2059 domain-containing protein, with protein sequence MMLHKRVRRLSVMLAATAIVAFSAPSFAQEVSESHMKAARAAVAAIHATDPFDNILPQAAAALQAQLIQKNPDLQELITNTVNAKALALASRRADLEKEAAIAYAKVFSEQDLNSIATFYQSESGKKLLDSGPIVTRELMKAADIWQNGVARDLAMQVGEALQAAAGAKAPAPAPADNNAAAPADGAAPADGAAPADGAAPADGSAN encoded by the coding sequence ATGATGTTGCATAAACGGGTCCGCCGCCTTTCCGTCATGCTGGCGGCCACGGCCATCGTCGCTTTTTCCGCGCCGTCCTTCGCGCAGGAAGTTTCCGAATCGCACATGAAGGCAGCCCGCGCCGCGGTCGCCGCCATCCACGCGACCGACCCGTTCGACAACATCCTGCCGCAGGCGGCAGCCGCGCTGCAGGCGCAGCTCATCCAGAAGAACCCCGACCTGCAGGAACTGATCACCAACACGGTGAACGCCAAGGCACTGGCGCTGGCCTCGCGCCGCGCCGACCTCGAGAAGGAAGCCGCGATCGCCTACGCCAAGGTGTTTTCCGAACAGGACCTGAACAGCATCGCCACCTTCTACCAGTCGGAGAGCGGCAAGAAGCTGCTCGACAGCGGCCCGATCGTCACGCGCGAACTGATGAAGGCCGCCGACATCTGGCAGAACGGCGTCGCCCGTGACCTCGCCATGCAGGTTGGCGAAGCGCTTCAGGCGGCCGCTGGTGCCAAGGCGCCGGCGCCTGCTCCGGCCGACAACAATGCCGCCGCCCCGGCTGACGGCGCCGCACCCGCCGATGGTGCTGCTCCGGCCGATGGCGCGGCACCCGCGGATGGCAGCGCCAACTGA